One Gymnogyps californianus isolate 813 chromosome 11, ASM1813914v2, whole genome shotgun sequence genomic window carries:
- the TSPAN3 gene encoding tetraspanin-3 isoform X2 yields the protein MGQCGITSSKTVLVFLNLIFWAAAGILCYVGAYVFITYDDYDHFFEDVYTLIPAVIIIAVGTLLFIIGLIGCCATIRESRCGLATVEDEVDHSIRKVYNGYNGTNPDAASRAIDYVQRQLRCCGIHNYSDWENTVWFKQTKNNSVPLSCCKAALSNCTGSLTRPMDLYSEGCEALVVKKLQEIMMYVIWAALAFAAIQLLGMLCACIVLCRRSRDPAYELLITGGTYA from the exons ATGGGGCAGTGCggcatcacctcctccaaaaCCGTCCTGGTCTTCCTTAACCTTATCTTCTGG GCAGCAGCAGGCATACTGTGCTACGTGGGAGCCTATGTGTTCATCACATATGATGACTATGATCACTTCTTTGAAGATGTCTACACACTAATTCCAGCAGTTATTATCATAGCTGTGGgaacacttctttttattattgGACTTATTGGGTGCTGTGCCACAATTCGAGAGAGTCGCTGTGGACTTGCTACG GTGGAGGATGAAGTTGATCACAGCATTCGGAAAGTATACAATGGATACAATGGGACAAATCCTGATGCAGCCAGTCGTGCTATTGACTATGTACAGAGGCAG CTGCGCTGCTGTGGGATCCATAACTATTCAGACTGGGAGAATACTGTCTGGttcaaacaaactaaaaataacagTGTGCCACTTAGCTGTTGCAAAGCAGCCCTCAGCAATTGTACTGGCAGTTTGACCCGCCCAATGGACCTTTATTCTGAG GGGTGTGAGGCTCTGGTTGTAAAGAAGCTTCAAGAGATCATGATGTATGTCATCTGGGCAGCACTAGCGTTTGCTGCTATTCAG CTTCTGGGCATGTTGTGTGCCTGTATAGTACTATGTAGGAGGAGTCGGGATCCTGCCTACGAACTTCTCATCACTGGCGGAACCTATGCCTAG
- the TSPAN3 gene encoding tetraspanin-3 isoform X1, which yields MGQCGITSSKTVLVFLNLIFWAAAGILCYVGAYVFITYDDYDHFFEDVYTLIPAVIIIAVGTLLFIIGLIGCCATIRESRCGLATFVIILLLVFITEVVVVVLGYIYRAKVEDEVDHSIRKVYNGYNGTNPDAASRAIDYVQRQLRCCGIHNYSDWENTVWFKQTKNNSVPLSCCKAALSNCTGSLTRPMDLYSEGCEALVVKKLQEIMMYVIWAALAFAAIQLLGMLCACIVLCRRSRDPAYELLITGGTYA from the exons ATGGGGCAGTGCggcatcacctcctccaaaaCCGTCCTGGTCTTCCTTAACCTTATCTTCTGG GCAGCAGCAGGCATACTGTGCTACGTGGGAGCCTATGTGTTCATCACATATGATGACTATGATCACTTCTTTGAAGATGTCTACACACTAATTCCAGCAGTTATTATCATAGCTGTGGgaacacttctttttattattgGACTTATTGGGTGCTGTGCCACAATTCGAGAGAGTCGCTGTGGACTTGCTACG TTTGTGATCATACTGCTCTTGGTTTTTATCACTGAAGTTGTGGTGGTGGTTCTTGGATACATCTACAGAGCAAAG GTGGAGGATGAAGTTGATCACAGCATTCGGAAAGTATACAATGGATACAATGGGACAAATCCTGATGCAGCCAGTCGTGCTATTGACTATGTACAGAGGCAG CTGCGCTGCTGTGGGATCCATAACTATTCAGACTGGGAGAATACTGTCTGGttcaaacaaactaaaaataacagTGTGCCACTTAGCTGTTGCAAAGCAGCCCTCAGCAATTGTACTGGCAGTTTGACCCGCCCAATGGACCTTTATTCTGAG GGGTGTGAGGCTCTGGTTGTAAAGAAGCTTCAAGAGATCATGATGTATGTCATCTGGGCAGCACTAGCGTTTGCTGCTATTCAG CTTCTGGGCATGTTGTGTGCCTGTATAGTACTATGTAGGAGGAGTCGGGATCCTGCCTACGAACTTCTCATCACTGGCGGAACCTATGCCTAG